A section of the Nerophis ophidion isolate RoL-2023_Sa linkage group LG16, RoL_Noph_v1.0, whole genome shotgun sequence genome encodes:
- the LOC133535206 gene encoding caM kinase-like vesicle-associated protein, whose protein sequence is MPFGCLTIGEKKDYHSPSDVTDKYDMGQIVKSEEFCEIFRAKDKTTMRMYTCKKFLKKDGRKVRKAAKNEILILKMVKHPNILQLVDVFETKKEYFLFLELATGREVFDWILDQGYYSERDTSNVVRQVLEAVAYLHSLHIVHRNLKLENLVYYNRLKHSKIVISDFHLAKLENGLIKDPCGTPEYLAPEVVGRQRYGQPVDCWATGVIMYILLSGNPPFYDESDEEDYENHDKNLFRKILAGDYEFDSPYWDEISDSAKSLVARLMEVDQDQRLTAQEAINHEWISGGAASDKNIKEHVCAQIEKNFARAKWKKAVRVTTIMKRLRATEQSTAKATTGDPAAPQDAADPSMPSPATATPQEVVPEQDKTVPEASDGKAEPQQQNPPPQEAETTSRCNGDTLDTETRDEQG, encoded by the exons ATGCCATTTGGCTGTTTAACAATCGGAGAAAAGAAGGATTACCACAGTCCTTCGGATGTGACGGACAAATATGATATGGGTCAAATTGTTAAATC GGAGGAGTTCTGTGAGATATTCAGAGCCAAGGACAAAACTACGATGAGAATGTACACGTGCAAAAAGTTCCTGAAAAAGGATGGAAGGAAGGTCCGCAAGGCAGCAAAAAATGAAATcctcattttaaaaat GGTGAAGCATCCAAATATTCTCCAACTGGTGGATGTCTTTGAGACTAAAAAGGAATACTTCCTCTTCCTTGAACT TGCAACAGGCAGAGAGGTGTTCGACTGGATCCTTGATCAAGGCTATTACTCAGAGCGGGACACCAGCAACGTGGTGCGCCAGGTGTTGGAAGCTGTTGCCTACCTCCACTCCCTGCACATTGTTCACAGAAACCTGAAG TTAGAGAATTTGGTCTACTACAACCGCTTGAAGCACTCTAAAATAGTCATCAGTGACTTCCATCTTGCCAAGTTGGAGAATGGATTAATCAAAGACCCCTGCGGGACACCAGAGTACCTGG CTCCAGAAGTGGTTGGCAGACAGCGATACGGTCAGCCAGTGGACTGCTGGGCAACAGGCGTCATTATGTACATATT GCTTTCGGGCAATCCTCCTTTTTATGATGAGAGTGATGAAGAGGATTATGAAAATCATGACAAGAACCTGTTCCGAAAGATCCTCGCAGGCGATTATGAGTTTGATTCTCCATACTGGGATGAAATCTCTGATTCAG CTAAGAGTTTGGTTGCACGTCTGATGGAAGTGGATCAGGACCAGAGACTGACAGCTCAGGAGGCTATTAACCATGAATG GATCTCCGGTGGCGCAGCATcagataaaaacatcaaagaacatgTATGTGCACAAATAGAAAAGAACTTTGCTAGAGCCAAATGGAAG AAAGCCGTGCGGGTCACCACCATCATGAAGAGGCTGAGGGCAACAGAGCAAAGTACCGCCAAGGCCACCACGGGGGATCCCGCGGCTCCTCAGGACGCTGCAGACCCTTCCATGCCTTCACCTGCTACCGCCACACCACAGGAAGTAGTCCCAGAGCAAGACAAAACGGTACCAGAGGCCTCGGACGGCAAGGCAGAGCCACAGCAGCAGAACCCACCGCCACAGGAAGCAGAAACCACATCACGGTGTAATGGAGACACGTTGGATACTGAGACCAGGGATGAGCAAGGCTAA